From a single Bacillus pumilus genomic region:
- the spoIVA gene encoding stage IV sporulation protein A, which translates to MEKVDIFKDIAERTGGDIYLGVVGAVRTGKSTFIKKFMELVVLPNINNEADRARAQDELPQSAAGKTIMTTEPKFVPNQAASIHVSDGLDVNIRLVDCVGYTVPGARGYEDENGPRMINTPWYEEPIPFHEAAEIGTRKVIQEHSTIGVVITTDGSIGEIPRHDYIESEERVIDELKEVGKPFIMVINSVRPYHPETEALRQELSQKYDIPVLAMSVESMREQDVLSVLREALYEFPVLEVNVNLPSWVMVLKEDHWLRESYQDSVKETVKDIKRLRDVDRVVGQFSEFDFIERAGLAGIEMGQGIAEIDLYAPDDLYDHILKEVVGVEIRGKDHLLELMQDFAHAKTEYDQVSDALKMVKQTGYGIAAPALSDMSLDEPEIIRQGSRFGVRLKAVAPSIHMIKVDVESEFAPIIGTEKQSEELVRYLMQDFEDDPLSIWNSDIFGRSLSSLVREGIQAKLSLMPENARYKLKETLERIINEGSGGLIAIIL; encoded by the coding sequence TTGGAAAAAGTCGATATTTTCAAGGATATCGCTGAACGAACAGGAGGCGATATATATTTAGGAGTCGTTGGAGCTGTTCGTACAGGGAAATCTACGTTTATTAAAAAGTTTATGGAGCTCGTGGTGCTCCCGAATATCAATAATGAGGCAGATCGTGCAAGAGCACAGGATGAATTGCCGCAAAGCGCAGCAGGAAAAACGATTATGACCACAGAGCCAAAATTTGTACCAAATCAAGCGGCATCGATTCACGTAAGTGACGGTCTTGATGTCAACATCAGGCTTGTTGATTGTGTAGGTTACACAGTCCCTGGTGCGCGCGGATATGAAGATGAAAATGGCCCAAGAATGATCAACACGCCTTGGTATGAAGAGCCAATCCCGTTTCATGAAGCGGCGGAAATTGGTACACGCAAGGTCATCCAAGAGCATTCAACCATCGGTGTTGTGATTACAACAGATGGGTCCATTGGAGAAATTCCAAGACATGATTATATTGAATCTGAAGAACGTGTGATTGATGAACTCAAAGAGGTTGGAAAGCCGTTTATTATGGTCATCAACTCTGTGAGACCATACCACCCTGAAACAGAGGCGCTGCGGCAGGAACTGAGCCAAAAATATGATATTCCAGTACTTGCCATGAGTGTAGAAAGTATGAGAGAGCAAGACGTACTCAGTGTGCTTCGTGAAGCATTATATGAATTCCCAGTTCTAGAGGTGAATGTGAACTTGCCAAGCTGGGTCATGGTGCTGAAAGAAGATCATTGGCTGAGAGAAAGTTATCAGGACTCGGTGAAGGAAACCGTAAAGGATATTAAAAGATTACGAGATGTCGACCGTGTCGTTGGCCAGTTTAGCGAATTTGATTTTATTGAAAGAGCAGGCTTAGCAGGTATTGAAATGGGTCAGGGGATTGCGGAGATTGACCTGTACGCCCCAGATGATCTATATGATCATATTTTAAAAGAAGTGGTTGGTGTGGAAATTAGGGGTAAAGACCACCTTCTAGAGCTCATGCAAGATTTTGCGCATGCCAAGACAGAATATGATCAAGTATCAGACGCTTTAAAAATGGTGAAGCAAACGGGGTACGGGATTGCAGCACCCGCTTTGTCAGATATGAGTTTAGATGAGCCGGAAATCATAAGACAAGGTTCAAGATTCGGCGTGAGATTAAAAGCCGTTGCACCATCTATTCATATGATTAAAGTAGATGTAGAGAGTGAATTTGCACCGATTATCGGAACAGAGAAACAAAGTGAAGAGCTCGTCCGCTACTTAATGCAAGACTTTGAAGACGATCCGCTGTCGATTTGGAATTCAGATATATTTGGGCGCTCACTCAGTTCCCTTGTCAGAGAAGGCATTCAAGCGAAGCTGTCACTGATGCCGGAAAACGCACGATATAAGCTGAAAGAAACGCTTGAACGAATCATTAACGAAGGATCGGGTGGGCTGATCGCGATCATTCTATAG
- the hbs gene encoding non-specific DNA-binding protein Hbs, giving the protein MNKTELINAVAEASELSKKDATKAVDSVFDTILDALKNGDKIQLIGFGNFEVRERSARKGRNPQTGAEIEIPASKVPAFKPGKALKDAVAGK; this is encoded by the coding sequence ATGAACAAGACAGAACTTATTAACGCGGTTGCTGAAGCAAGCGAGTTATCTAAAAAAGACGCGACAAAAGCAGTTGATTCTGTTTTTGATACAATTTTAGATGCACTTAAAAATGGTGACAAAATCCAACTTATCGGTTTTGGTAACTTTGAAGTACGTGAGCGTTCAGCTCGTAAAGGGCGTAACCCACAAACTGGTGCAGAGATCGAAATCCCTGCAAGCAAAGTACCTGCTTTCAAACCAGGTAAAGCACTTAAAGACGCGGTGGCAGGTAAATAA